In Nocardia asteroides, the following proteins share a genomic window:
- the rplF gene encoding 50S ribosomal protein L6 yields MSRIGKKPIEIPAGVDVTIDGQVVTVKGPKGTLSHTVAEPITVTKGEGNELEVARPNDERANRSLHGLSRTLIANMIEGVTKGYEKKMEIFGVGYRVAAKGSNLEFALGYSHPVPIEAPEGITFAVESPTKFSVSGIDKQKVGQISAVIHGLRKPDPYKGKGIRYAGEVVRRKVGKTGK; encoded by the coding sequence ATGTCGCGTATTGGTAAGAAGCCCATCGAGATTCCGGCCGGCGTCGACGTCACCATCGACGGCCAGGTCGTCACGGTGAAGGGGCCCAAGGGCACCCTGTCGCACACCGTGGCCGAGCCGATCACCGTCACCAAGGGTGAGGGTAACGAGCTGGAGGTGGCCCGTCCCAACGACGAGCGCGCCAACCGTTCGCTGCACGGCCTGTCCCGCACCCTGATCGCCAACATGATCGAGGGTGTCACCAAGGGCTACGAGAAGAAGATGGAAATCTTCGGTGTCGGTTACCGTGTGGCCGCCAAGGGCTCGAACCTCGAGTTCGCCCTGGGCTACAGCCACCCGGTGCCGATCGAGGCCCCGGAGGGCATCACCTTCGCGGTGGAATCGCCCACCAAGTTCTCTGTGTCCGGCATCGACAAGCAGAAGGTCGGCCAGATCTCCGCTGTCATCCACGGACTGCGTAAGCCCGACCCGTACAAGGGCAAGGGCATCCGCTACGCCGGCGAGGTCGTTCGCCGCAAGGTCGGAAAGACGGGTAAGTGA
- the map gene encoding type I methionyl aminopeptidase, which translates to MVFNRKKKVVPFRSPGELDAMAAAGAVVGRALVAVRAAAKPGVSTLELDEVAEQTIRDAGAVPSFKGYHGFPGSICSSVNDRVVHGIPSAQDILAEGDLVSIDCGAILDGWHGDSAWTFGIGPIIEADRLLSEATRLSMEAGIAAMLPDNRLTDVSHAIELGTRAAEREHGRAYGIVDGYGGHAIGREMHMDPFLPNEGAPGKGPRLVVGSVLAIEPMLTLGTTETKTLDDDWTVVTTDGSRAAHWEHSVAVTEDGPRILTLRPE; encoded by the coding sequence ATGGTCTTCAACCGGAAGAAGAAGGTCGTACCGTTCCGTTCGCCCGGCGAGCTGGATGCCATGGCGGCGGCGGGCGCGGTGGTCGGACGGGCGCTGGTCGCCGTCCGCGCCGCGGCCAAGCCCGGTGTCTCGACGCTGGAACTGGACGAGGTCGCCGAGCAGACGATCCGCGACGCGGGCGCGGTCCCGTCGTTCAAGGGTTATCACGGCTTCCCCGGTTCGATCTGCTCTTCGGTCAACGACCGGGTCGTGCACGGCATCCCTTCGGCGCAGGACATCCTGGCCGAGGGCGATCTCGTGTCGATCGACTGTGGCGCCATTCTCGACGGCTGGCACGGTGATTCGGCCTGGACCTTCGGTATCGGCCCGATCATCGAGGCCGACCGGTTGCTGAGCGAGGCCACCAGGCTGTCGATGGAGGCCGGCATCGCCGCGATGCTGCCGGACAACCGGCTCACCGACGTCTCGCACGCCATCGAGCTGGGCACCCGCGCCGCCGAGCGCGAGCACGGCCGTGCCTACGGCATCGTCGACGGCTACGGCGGGCACGCCATCGGCCGCGAGATGCACATGGACCCGTTCCTGCCGAACGAGGGCGCGCCCGGCAAGGGTCCGCGCCTGGTGGTCGGATCGGTCCTGGCGATCGAGCCGATGCTCACCCTGGGCACCACCGAGACCAAGACCCTGGACGACGACTGGACCGTCGTCACCACCGACGGCAGCCGTGCGGCCCACTGGGAGCACAGCGTCGCCGTCACCGAGGACGGGCCGCGCATCCTCACGCTCCGTCCGGAGTAA
- the rplX gene encoding 50S ribosomal protein L24 codes for MKVHKGDTVLVISGKDKGAKGKVIQAYPATGKVLVEGVNRIKKHVADSANQRGASSGGIVTQEAPIQVSNVMVVDSDGNPTRVGYRTDEETGKRVRISRKNGKDI; via the coding sequence ATGAAGGTGCACAAGGGTGACACCGTCCTCGTCATCTCGGGCAAGGACAAGGGCGCCAAGGGCAAGGTCATCCAGGCCTACCCGGCGACCGGCAAGGTTCTCGTCGAGGGCGTGAACCGGATCAAGAAGCACGTCGCGGACTCCGCGAACCAGCGCGGCGCCTCCTCGGGTGGCATCGTGACCCAGGAAGCCCCCATCCAGGTTTCCAACGTGATGGTCGTCGACTCCGACGGTAACCCGACTCGCGTCGGCTACCGCACCGACGAAGAGACCGGCAAGCGGGTTCGGATCTCCCGTAAGAACGGGAAGGACATCTGA
- the rplR gene encoding 50S ribosomal protein L18, with amino-acid sequence MAQTANQKAKRIPLGKDVSTKRRLSKTRRHFRLRKKVVGTTERPRLVVNRSSRHLHAQLVDDSVGKTIAAASSIEADVRALEGDKSAKGAKVGQLIAERAKAAGIESVVFDRGGHDYHGRIAALADAAREGGLKF; translated from the coding sequence ATGGCGCAAACTGCTAACCAGAAGGCCAAGCGGATTCCGCTGGGCAAGGACGTCTCGACCAAGCGTCGGCTGTCCAAGACCCGCCGTCACTTCCGTCTGCGCAAGAAGGTCGTCGGCACCACCGAGCGTCCGCGCCTGGTGGTCAACCGCTCCTCGCGGCACCTGCACGCTCAGCTCGTCGACGACTCGGTGGGCAAGACCATCGCCGCCGCGTCCTCGATCGAGGCCGACGTGCGCGCGCTGGAGGGCGACAAGTCCGCCAAGGGCGCCAAGGTCGGTCAGCTGATCGCCGAGCGTGCCAAGGCTGCCGGTATCGAGTCGGTCGTGTTCGACCGTGGTGGTCACGACTACCACGGCCGCATCGCGGCGCTGGCCGATGCCGCTCGTGAAGGCGGGTTGAAGTTCTGA
- the dtd gene encoding D-aminoacyl-tRNA deacylase, with translation MRVLLQRVTSAQVSVDGEVVGRIEPGDTGAPHGLLALVGATHTDTEATARQLADKTWRLRILDDERSAADLNAPILVVSQFTLYANTAKGRRPSWNAAAPGPLAEPLVDTFADTLRELGATVATGHFGAHMSVQLTNDGPVTVLLEG, from the coding sequence GTGCGAGTACTGCTGCAGCGGGTGACCAGTGCCCAGGTGAGTGTGGACGGCGAGGTCGTCGGCCGGATCGAGCCGGGCGACACCGGCGCACCGCACGGCCTGCTCGCCCTCGTCGGCGCGACCCACACCGACACCGAGGCCACCGCCAGGCAACTCGCCGACAAGACCTGGCGCCTGCGCATTCTCGACGACGAACGCTCGGCCGCCGACCTGAACGCGCCGATCCTGGTCGTCAGCCAGTTCACCCTCTACGCCAACACCGCGAAGGGGCGTCGGCCGTCCTGGAACGCCGCGGCGCCCGGCCCGCTCGCCGAACCGCTCGTCGACACCTTCGCCGACACCCTGCGCGAACTCGGCGCCACCGTGGCGACCGGACATTTCGGCGCGCACATGTCGGTGCAGCTCACCAACGACGGTCCCGTCACGGTCCTGCTCGAAGGCTGA
- a CDS encoding DUF1275 family protein translates to MVAFLSALAGFIGAAAYTHSAGYFVTFMTGNTERAVLGWFDNDVLLATGAITLLISFGLGVIVASLLRRRLWRDSRHGAAVVTTVALAVAAVVDYALDRTGGQEVGFIPIAFVAFAVGALNTAFVKNGETSVPLSYATGTVVKLSQGIESHVSGGSARDWLGYGLQYAAFGGGALLGGVVSLLVGGELMIIMAAAVSAAAVLLTAKAKRAALA, encoded by the coding sequence ATGGTCGCGTTTCTTTCGGCATTGGCCGGATTTATCGGCGCGGCCGCGTATACCCATTCCGCCGGATATTTCGTGACATTCATGACCGGAAATACCGAGCGGGCCGTCCTCGGCTGGTTCGACAATGATGTGCTGCTCGCGACCGGCGCCATCACGCTGCTGATCTCGTTCGGGCTCGGGGTGATCGTGGCCTCGCTGCTACGGCGCAGGCTGTGGCGCGACAGCAGGCACGGCGCCGCCGTCGTCACCACCGTGGCGCTGGCGGTGGCCGCGGTCGTCGACTACGCCCTGGACCGCACCGGCGGTCAGGAGGTGGGCTTCATCCCCATCGCGTTCGTCGCCTTCGCCGTCGGCGCGCTCAACACCGCGTTCGTGAAGAACGGGGAGACCAGCGTCCCGCTGAGCTACGCCACCGGCACCGTCGTGAAGCTGAGTCAGGGCATCGAAAGCCACGTCAGCGGCGGCAGCGCGCGGGATTGGCTGGGCTACGGCCTGCAGTACGCGGCCTTCGGTGGCGGCGCGCTGCTCGGTGGCGTGGTCAGCTTGCTGGTCGGTGGTGAGCTGATGATCATCATGGCCGCCGCGGTCTCCGCCGCCGCCGTCCTGCTCACCGCCAAGGCCAAGCGCGCCGCCCTCGCCTGA
- the secY gene encoding preprotein translocase subunit SecY, whose protein sequence is MLSAFVSAFRTPDLRRKILFTLGLIALYRLGAALPSPGVDYRAVQDCVKLVSGGDSAGIYQLINLFSGGALLQLSVFAIGIMPYITASIIIQLLTVVIPRFEELRKEGQAGQTKMTQYTRYLSIALAILQATGLVALAARGQLLQGCQEEILADTSIFGMIIIVLVMTAGAALVMWFGEQITERGVGNGMSLLIFAGIAARIPIDGKSILDTRGGLVFGLVCVAVLAIIVAVIFVEQGQRRIPVQYAKRVVGRKMYGGSSTYLPLKVNQAGVIPVIFASSLLYLPNLVSQLTGSSTATDPSWWQEIIQKYLVNPSNPVYIAIYFGLIVFFTYFYVAITFNPEERADEMKKFGGFIPGYRPGKPTADYLNYVLSRITLPGSIYLGVVAVLPNVFLDMGNSGAVANLPFGGTAVLIMVSVGLDTVKQIESQLMNRNYEGFLK, encoded by the coding sequence GTGCTTTCCGCCTTCGTATCGGCCTTCCGGACTCCGGACTTACGGCGGAAGATTCTCTTCACGCTGGGGTTGATCGCGCTGTACCGGCTGGGTGCCGCGCTGCCGTCCCCCGGCGTCGACTATCGCGCGGTCCAGGACTGCGTGAAGCTGGTCTCCGGCGGTGATTCCGCGGGTATCTACCAGCTGATCAATCTCTTCTCCGGCGGTGCGCTGCTGCAGCTGTCGGTGTTCGCGATCGGCATCATGCCGTACATCACCGCGAGCATCATCATCCAGCTGCTGACCGTCGTCATCCCGCGCTTCGAGGAGCTGCGTAAGGAAGGCCAAGCAGGCCAGACCAAGATGACGCAGTACACCCGGTATCTGTCGATCGCCCTGGCGATCCTGCAGGCCACCGGTCTCGTGGCGCTGGCGGCCCGCGGCCAGCTGTTGCAGGGCTGCCAGGAGGAGATCCTGGCCGATACCAGCATCTTCGGCATGATCATCATCGTGCTGGTGATGACCGCCGGTGCCGCACTGGTCATGTGGTTCGGCGAGCAGATCACCGAGCGTGGCGTCGGCAACGGCATGTCGCTGCTCATCTTCGCCGGTATCGCCGCCCGCATCCCGATCGACGGCAAGTCGATCCTGGACACCCGCGGTGGCCTCGTCTTCGGTCTCGTCTGTGTCGCCGTGCTGGCGATCATCGTGGCCGTCATCTTCGTCGAGCAGGGTCAGCGCCGGATCCCGGTGCAGTACGCCAAGCGCGTCGTCGGTCGCAAGATGTACGGCGGGTCGTCGACCTATCTGCCGTTGAAGGTCAACCAGGCCGGCGTCATCCCGGTGATCTTCGCGTCCTCGCTGCTCTACCTGCCGAACCTGGTCTCGCAGCTCACCGGTTCGAGCACGGCGACCGACCCCAGCTGGTGGCAGGAGATCATCCAGAAGTACCTGGTGAATCCGTCCAACCCGGTCTACATCGCCATCTACTTCGGCCTGATCGTCTTCTTCACCTACTTCTACGTCGCGATCACCTTCAACCCGGAGGAACGCGCGGACGAGATGAAGAAGTTCGGCGGCTTCATCCCGGGCTACCGTCCCGGCAAGCCGACCGCCGACTATCTCAACTACGTCCTGAGCCGCATCACCCTGCCTGGCTCGATCTACCTCGGCGTGGTCGCCGTGCTCCCGAACGTGTTCCTGGACATGGGTAACTCGGGTGCGGTGGCGAACCTGCCGTTCGGCGGTACCGCGGTGCTCATCATGGTCAGCGTGGGTCTCGACACGGTCAAGCAGATCGAGAGCCAGCTGATGAATCGAAATTACGAAGGGTTCCTCAAGTGA
- the rpmD gene encoding 50S ribosomal protein L30, translating into MADLKVTQIKSTIGAKANQKDSLRTLGLRKIRQSVVREDNAQNRGLINVVRHLVTVEEV; encoded by the coding sequence ATGGCTGATCTCAAGGTGACCCAGATCAAGAGCACCATCGGCGCCAAGGCGAATCAGAAGGACTCCCTGCGTACGCTGGGCCTTCGCAAGATCCGTCAGAGTGTTGTCCGTGAGGACAACGCTCAGAACCGCGGTCTGATCAACGTCGTGCGCCACCTCGTAACTGTTGAGGAGGTCTGA
- the rplE gene encoding 50S ribosomal protein L5, with protein sequence MTTSEQTQPRLKARYRAEIKDALNSEFEYANVMQIPGVVKVVVNMGVGDAARDAKLINGAIKDLELITGQKPEVRKATKSIAQFKLREGMPIGAKVTLRGDRMWEFLDRLVSIALPRIRDFRGLSPKQFDGNGNYTFGLSEQSMFHEIDVDSIDRPRGMDITVVTTATNNEEGRALLKHLGFPFKEN encoded by the coding sequence ATGACCACCTCCGAGCAGACTCAGCCCCGGCTGAAGGCGCGCTACCGCGCCGAGATCAAGGACGCGCTGAACAGCGAGTTCGAGTACGCCAACGTGATGCAGATCCCGGGCGTCGTCAAGGTCGTCGTGAACATGGGTGTCGGTGACGCCGCCCGCGACGCGAAGCTGATCAACGGTGCCATCAAGGACCTCGAGCTGATCACCGGCCAGAAGCCGGAGGTCCGCAAGGCCACCAAGTCGATCGCGCAGTTCAAGCTCCGTGAGGGCATGCCGATCGGCGCCAAGGTCACCCTCCGTGGCGACCGCATGTGGGAGTTCCTGGACCGCCTGGTCTCCATCGCGCTGCCGCGTATCCGCGACTTCCGCGGCCTGTCGCCGAAGCAGTTCGACGGCAACGGCAACTACACGTTCGGCCTGAGCGAGCAGTCGATGTTCCACGAGATCGACGTGGACTCCATCGACCGCCCGCGCGGTATGGACATCACCGTGGTGACCACTGCGACCAACAACGAAGAAGGCCGTGCGCTGCTCAAGCACCTCGGCTTCCCGTTCAAGGAGAACTGA
- the rpsH gene encoding 30S ribosomal protein S8, translated as MTMTDPIADFLTRLRNANSAYHDQVKAPHSKLKANIAEILKREGYIADYRTEDATVGKSLVVDLKYGPSRERSLQGLRRVSKPGLRVYAKSTNLPKVLGGLGVAIISTSTGLLTDRQAAKQGVGGEVLAYVW; from the coding sequence ATGACCATGACTGATCCGATCGCAGACTTCTTGACGCGTCTGCGCAACGCCAACTCGGCGTACCACGATCAGGTGAAGGCGCCCCACTCCAAGCTCAAGGCGAACATCGCCGAGATCTTGAAGCGTGAGGGCTACATCGCCGATTACCGCACCGAAGACGCGACCGTGGGCAAGTCCCTCGTCGTCGATCTGAAGTACGGCCCCAGCCGTGAGCGCAGCCTGCAGGGCCTGCGTCGCGTCTCGAAGCCGGGTCTGCGTGTGTACGCGAAGTCCACCAACCTGCCCAAGGTCCTCGGCGGCCTCGGCGTGGCGATCATTTCCACGTCGACCGGTCTGCTCACCGACCGTCAGGCGGCCAAGCAGGGCGTGGGCGGCGAAGTCCTCGCCTACGTCTGGTAA
- a CDS encoding type Z 30S ribosomal protein S14, with product MAKKALVNKANAKPKFAVRAYTRCQRCGRPHAVYRKFGLCRVCLREMAHRGELPGVHKSSW from the coding sequence ATGGCCAAGAAAGCACTGGTCAACAAGGCCAACGCCAAGCCGAAGTTCGCGGTCCGCGCCTACACCCGCTGCCAGCGTTGCGGCCGCCCCCACGCGGTGTACCGCAAGTTCGGCCTGTGCCGCGTGTGCCTGCGCGAGATGGCCCACCGTGGCGAGCTCCCGGGCGTGCACAAGAGCTCCTGGTGA
- a CDS encoding DUF7832 domain-containing protein, translating to MTYDDCGWHSDTTSELGLDSAAGATHIGMFYAWAVANDLHSPTVPVWGEPEPRPRPELAALRERSKTPGRYLLDHCCGELNVGDLNARGQAFAAAAYRPYLRAYDCVPEVARHETTYHVPDTWETYDAVAALLDEAWAEWQLQGG from the coding sequence ATGACCTACGACGACTGCGGCTGGCACTCGGACACGACCTCGGAGCTGGGCTTGGACAGCGCGGCCGGGGCGACCCACATCGGGATGTTCTACGCGTGGGCCGTCGCCAACGACCTGCATTCGCCGACCGTGCCCGTCTGGGGCGAACCGGAACCCCGGCCGCGGCCGGAACTGGCGGCATTGCGCGAGCGCTCGAAGACCCCGGGCCGCTATCTGCTCGACCACTGCTGCGGAGAACTGAACGTGGGCGACCTCAACGCCCGCGGCCAGGCCTTCGCAGCGGCCGCCTACCGGCCGTACTTGCGCGCCTACGACTGCGTCCCCGAGGTCGCGCGGCATGAGACCACCTATCACGTCCCCGACACCTGGGAGACCTACGACGCCGTCGCGGCATTGCTGGACGAGGCGTGGGCGGAATGGCAGCTCCAGGGCGGTTGA
- a CDS encoding adenylate kinase → MRVVLLGPPGAGKGTQAVLLSEKLGVPHISTGDLFRANISQQTALGREAQKYMDAGDLVPSDVTNRMVEARVAEPDAANGFVLDGYPRTVDQADALKKILEHNGTALDAVLCFVVAEDTVVERMLARGRADDTEDVIRNRLRVYREETEPLLEYYDGLVVTVDGIGEVDEVNTRALKALGH, encoded by the coding sequence GTGAGAGTTGTTCTGCTCGGTCCGCCGGGTGCCGGCAAAGGTACTCAGGCCGTCCTGCTGTCGGAGAAGCTGGGCGTTCCGCACATCTCCACCGGAGACCTCTTCCGCGCGAACATCAGCCAGCAGACCGCCCTCGGGCGCGAAGCGCAGAAGTACATGGACGCGGGCGACCTCGTCCCCAGCGACGTCACCAACCGGATGGTCGAGGCCCGCGTAGCCGAGCCGGACGCCGCCAACGGCTTCGTGCTCGACGGCTACCCGCGCACGGTCGACCAGGCCGACGCGCTGAAGAAGATCCTCGAGCACAACGGCACCGCGCTCGACGCCGTGCTGTGCTTCGTGGTCGCCGAGGACACCGTGGTGGAGCGCATGCTCGCCCGTGGCCGCGCCGACGACACCGAGGACGTCATCCGCAACCGCCTACGGGTGTACCGCGAGGAGACCGAGCCGCTGCTCGAGTACTACGACGGCCTGGTCGTGACCGTCGACGGCATCGGTGAGGTCGACGAGGTCAACACGCGGGCGCTGAAGGCTCTCGGCCACTGA
- the rplO gene encoding 50S ribosomal protein L15 — protein MTIKLHHLRPAPGSKTEKTRVGRGEGSKGKTAGRGTKGTKARKNVSPAFEGGQMPLHMRLPKLKGFTNRFRVEYQVVNVGRIAELFPEGGTVGKAELVAAGAVRKNELVKVLGDGEIGVAVQVTADKVTGSAKEKIAAAGGTVTELA, from the coding sequence ATGACCATCAAATTGCACCACCTGCGTCCTGCGCCGGGTTCCAAGACCGAGAAGACCCGTGTGGGTCGCGGTGAGGGCTCCAAGGGCAAGACCGCCGGTCGCGGTACCAAGGGCACCAAGGCCCGCAAGAACGTCTCCCCGGCGTTCGAGGGTGGCCAGATGCCGCTGCACATGCGCCTGCCGAAGCTGAAGGGCTTCACCAACCGCTTCCGCGTGGAGTACCAGGTTGTGAACGTGGGCCGCATCGCGGAGCTGTTCCCCGAGGGTGGCACGGTCGGTAAGGCCGAGCTCGTCGCCGCCGGCGCCGTTCGCAAGAACGAGCTGGTCAAGGTCCTCGGCGATGGTGAAATCGGTGTCGCGGTCCAGGTGACCGCCGACAAGGTGACCGGCTCCGCCAAGGAGAAGATCGCCGCCGCCGGTGGCACCGTCACCGAACTGGCCTGA
- the rplN gene encoding 50S ribosomal protein L14 — MIQQESRLRVADNTGAKEILCIRVLGGSSRRYAGIGDIIVATVKDAIPGANVKKGDVVKAVVVRTVKERRRPDGSYIKFDENAAVLIKADNDPRGTRIFGPVGRELRDKRFMKIVSLAPEVL; from the coding sequence GTGATTCAGCAGGAGTCGCGACTGCGCGTCGCCGACAACACCGGGGCGAAGGAAATCCTTTGCATCCGCGTGCTCGGTGGCTCGTCGCGTCGCTATGCCGGTATCGGTGACATCATCGTCGCCACCGTCAAGGACGCCATCCCCGGCGCGAACGTCAAGAAGGGCGACGTCGTCAAGGCTGTCGTCGTGCGCACCGTCAAGGAGCGCCGCCGTCCGGACGGTTCCTACATCAAGTTCGACGAGAACGCTGCCGTGCTGATCAAGGCCGACAACGATCCTCGCGGCACCCGCATCTTCGGCCCGGTCGGCCGTGAGCTGCGCGACAAGCGCTTCATGAAGATCGTTTCGCTGGCCCCGGAGGTGCTCTGA
- the rpsE gene encoding 30S ribosomal protein S5, with translation MPGRQRRDGGNGPAGQNSNGPEGNRGDRRGGDRRGGGDRRDNAAEKNQLERVVAINRVSKVVKGGRRFSFTALVIVGDGNGLVGVGYGKAKEVPAAIQKGVEEARKGFFRVPMIGSTITHPVQGEAAAGVVMLRPASPGTGVIAGGAARAVLECAGIHDILAKSLGSDNAINVVHATVAALKMLQRPEEVAARRGLPIEDVAPAGMLRARAGQGA, from the coding sequence ATGCCGGGACGTCAGCGGCGTGACGGCGGCAACGGACCCGCCGGACAGAACAGCAATGGCCCCGAGGGCAACCGTGGCGACCGCCGCGGTGGCGATCGTCGCGGTGGCGGCGACCGTCGGGACAACGCTGCCGAGAAGAACCAGCTCGAGCGCGTGGTCGCGATCAACCGCGTCTCCAAGGTCGTGAAGGGTGGTCGTCGCTTCAGCTTCACCGCCCTCGTGATCGTCGGTGACGGCAACGGTCTGGTCGGCGTCGGCTACGGCAAGGCCAAGGAAGTTCCCGCGGCCATCCAGAAGGGTGTCGAGGAGGCTCGCAAGGGCTTCTTCCGCGTCCCGATGATCGGCTCGACCATCACCCACCCGGTGCAGGGTGAGGCGGCGGCCGGTGTCGTCATGCTGCGTCCGGCTTCGCCCGGTACCGGTGTGATCGCCGGTGGCGCGGCGCGTGCCGTGCTCGAATGCGCGGGCATTCACGACATTCTGGCCAAGTCGCTCGGTAGCGACAATGCGATCAACGTCGTTCACGCGACGGTTGCCGCGCTCAAGATGCTCCAGCGTCCCGAAGAGGTTGCCGCCCGCCGCGGTCTGCCGATCGAGGATGTCGCTCCGGCGGGCATGCTGCGTGCGCGTGCGGGACAGGGAGCCTGA
- a CDS encoding alpha/beta fold hydrolase gives MFSRQGRQSTRPGWACLLAAVLATAALAVPAPAAAAPADPYLDPLAEAAATPALDWTDCEDGFRCALARVPLDYREPHAAQIDLAVIQLPATDPARRIGTLFVNFGGPGPSGVDRLRERAHWPWLFSDELRARFDLVSWDPRSVSRSAPTNCFASTDEQQAYLATFPGTPESPAEEPEFFARSADIAARCGESAGPILAHASTTNTARDLELLRRAVGDTSLTYHGISYGTQVGAVYANMFPGRVRAMALDGSLDFEGNADGHGADGTTLPLDTRQGVADAVAETFDAFLRDCSAAGPRCAFSAGEPKLKWIALAERARLAPIVVDGTAWTYGQIVAAAGSLARPETYPDLALLLQQLFDAGTALLPAVTHDSVFAKEQPGNRVEAFYSIQCADSAVPTDPAAYSRAGAAEELRVPYFGRTAVFNATPCAFWPAHDAERYTGPWNRGTAAPILVLNSRFDPATPLRGALAGAAQLADAHVVVVEGAGHSTMYVPSTCAEHVKRDYLFTGQLPPAGLRCGIDHSPFR, from the coding sequence TTGTTTTCGCGCCAGGGGCGCCAGTCGACTCGCCCGGGCTGGGCCTGCCTGCTGGCCGCCGTGCTCGCCACCGCCGCCCTCGCCGTCCCCGCCCCGGCCGCCGCCGCGCCCGCCGACCCGTACCTCGACCCGCTGGCCGAAGCCGCCGCCACCCCGGCCCTGGACTGGACCGACTGCGAGGACGGCTTCCGCTGCGCCCTCGCGCGGGTACCGCTGGACTACCGCGAACCACACGCCGCGCAGATCGACCTGGCCGTGATCCAGCTGCCCGCCACCGATCCGGCCCGGCGGATCGGCACCCTGTTCGTCAACTTCGGTGGACCCGGCCCCTCGGGCGTGGACCGGCTCCGCGAGCGGGCGCACTGGCCGTGGCTGTTCTCCGACGAACTGCGCGCACGGTTCGACCTGGTCTCCTGGGATCCGCGCTCGGTCTCCCGTAGCGCCCCGACCAACTGTTTCGCCTCCACCGACGAGCAGCAGGCCTACCTGGCGACCTTCCCCGGCACCCCGGAGAGCCCCGCCGAGGAGCCGGAGTTCTTCGCCCGCTCCGCCGATATCGCGGCGCGCTGCGGGGAGTCGGCGGGCCCGATCCTCGCCCACGCCTCGACCACGAACACCGCACGCGACCTGGAATTGCTGCGCCGCGCGGTCGGCGACACGTCGCTGACCTATCACGGCATCTCCTACGGCACCCAGGTCGGCGCGGTCTACGCCAACATGTTCCCGGGCCGCGTGCGGGCGATGGCGCTGGACGGGTCGCTCGACTTCGAGGGCAACGCCGACGGGCACGGCGCCGACGGGACAACCCTGCCGCTGGACACCAGGCAGGGTGTGGCCGACGCCGTCGCCGAGACCTTCGACGCGTTCCTGCGGGACTGCTCGGCCGCGGGCCCGCGGTGCGCGTTCTCGGCGGGCGAGCCGAAACTCAAGTGGATCGCGCTCGCCGAACGCGCGCGCCTGGCCCCCATCGTCGTCGACGGCACCGCGTGGACCTACGGCCAGATCGTGGCCGCCGCGGGCAGCCTCGCCCGGCCGGAAACCTATCCCGACCTGGCCCTGCTGCTCCAGCAGCTCTTCGACGCCGGCACCGCGCTGCTGCCTGCCGTGACCCACGACTCGGTGTTCGCGAAGGAGCAGCCGGGCAACCGGGTCGAGGCGTTCTATTCGATCCAGTGCGCCGACAGCGCCGTGCCCACCGATCCCGCCGCCTACAGCCGGGCCGGCGCCGCCGAAGAGCTGCGCGTCCCCTATTTCGGCCGTACCGCCGTCTTCAACGCCACCCCCTGCGCCTTCTGGCCCGCCCACGACGCCGAGCGCTACACCGGACCGTGGAACCGCGGCACCGCCGCCCCGATCCTGGTCCTGAACAGCAGATTCGACCCGGCCACTCCCCTGCGCGGCGCCCTGGCCGGCGCGGCCCAACTGGCCGACGCCCACGTCGTCGTCGTGGAGGGCGCAGGCCACAGCACGATGTACGTGCCGAGTACCTGCGCCGAACACGTCAAACGCGACTACCTCTTCACCGGACAACTACCCCCGGCCGGCCTCCGCTGCGGCATCGACCACTCCCCCTTCCGCTGA